A stretch of DNA from Patescibacteria group bacterium:
TCTTTTGTTTTTCTTTTTGATTGAAATTCTTGCATAATCAGATTTTTTTCTTCTTCATTAAAAGCGTATTTAAAAGTTTTTCCAACTGATATTTTATAAAGAGGGGGTTGCGCGATATAAAGATACCCGCCAGTAATTATTGGTTTTAAATATCTATAAAAAAATGTCAACAGCAAAGTTCTAATATGCGCTCCGTCAACATCAGCATCAGTCATAATTATAATTTTATGGTATCGTATTTTTTCAAGATCTAACTGATCTCCAATATTAGTTCCTAAAGCTATAACTAAATTTTTTAATTCATTGTTAGCCAAAATTTTATCCAATCGTGCCCGTTCAACATTCAGAACTTTTCCCCTTAAAGGCAAAATTGCTTGAAATTCACGATTGCGTCCTTGTTTAGCCGACCCTCCAGCTGAATCTCCCTCTACAATATAAAGTTCTGATTTTTCAGGTTTGCGAGAAGAACAATCAGAAAGTTTTCCAGGAAGAGTCATACCGTCTAACGCGCCTTTTCGCAAAACAGAATCACGCGCCGCTCTTGCCGCTAAACGCGCGCGTGAAGCAATAACGCATTTTCCAATAATTGCCTCAGCTTCTTTTGGATGTTCTTCTAAAAAAAATTCAAAATTTTTAGAAAAAACGCTGTCAGCAATTGATTTTACTTCAATATTGCCAAGCTTGGATTTTGTTTGACCTTCAAATTGCGGCTCTTTTACTTTAACGCTTACGATTGCCGTAAGGCCTTCGCGAACATCATCGCCTGTTAAATTAATATCTTTTTCTTTTAGAATATTTTTTTTGCGCGCGTAAGAATTTAAAACTCTGGTTAGAGCTGTTTTGAATCCAGCCAAATGGCTGCCACCTTCTGGGGTATGAATATTATTCGCGAAAGTAAAAAGCTCTTCCTGATAATCGCTGTTATATTGCAAAGCGATTTCAACATTAACCTCATCTTGTTCTTTTTCAGTATAAAAAACAGTTGGATGCTTTACTTCTTTATTTTGATTAAGATGTTTTACGTAAGAAGCGATCCCGCCTTCAAAATAAAAGCAATATTCTTTTTTATTTTTAACTTCATCTCTTTGGTCAATAATATTTATTTTTATGCCTTTTGTAAGGTATGCTTGCTGTCTTAATCTGTTAAGAATTTTTTTCCATTGAAAATCAATTTCCTTAAAAATTTTAGGATCTGGCTCAAAAGTAATAGTTGTTCCCGTATTTTTAGATTTGCCAACTGCTTTAACATTTTTTATTGCTTTACCGCATCTGTATTCTTGCGCCCAAATTTTTCCATCTCTTCTGATTTCCGCTTTTGTGTAAATAGAAAGAGCGTTTACAACTGAAATTCCAACGCCATGCAAACCGCCTGAAACTTTATAGCCTTGTCCTTCAAATTTTCCGCCAGCGTGCAAAGTGCACATCACGGTTTCCAAAGCTGATTTTTTTGTTTGTTTATGTTTTTCAACTGGAATTCCGCGCCCATTGTCGCTTACTTCAACCATATTATTTGGCAAAAGTTTTACAATAATATGATCGCAAAAGCCAGCCATTGCTTCGTCAATTGAATTATCAACAGTTTCCCAAATTAGATGATGCAATCCTTCAATACCAGTATTGCCAATATACATTCCAGGCCTTTTTCTTACTGGAGCTAATCCTTCCAGGACGGTAATTTGGTCAGCTGAATATTCTTGTTGTTTATTATTTTTTGTTGCCATATTTATATTTAAGATCTATTGAATAAAAAAATGCCTATCATGGCAGATATACTTTTATAATACTATTAATTTAAATAATTAGCAAGAGTTTTGGATTTTTTTATTTTACAACAGTTTATATTTTTGGTATTATATAATTGTTAAATAAATTTATTTTATATTTTTTATGTTTTATAAAAATTTTAAAAAGATCGGTTTTTTTATTCTATTTTTTTGTTTTTTGGCATTTAATTTTTTTATTTTTTCTGCTGAGAATGTTAATGCCGCGTGCAAAAAAAATGTTACTATAATCGCTCGTAACGCAAACGGAGAATATTTAACAAATATATCTTTTAAAATTTATAGGCAGGTTGTTGATGTTGACGGAAAGCCAAAGCCTGGCAAAAGCGTTGCTTCTGGGAATATTGATCCTATTTTAGGAAAAAGCATTGTTGAGTTTGACGACGATGATTATACTGAGTATGCGCTTAAAATTTGGGACAAAAAAATTGGTGGAAATCCAACAGCTGGAGCATTTTGGTTTTATAATAATTTAACATTAAATTGCGAAGAAAGCGTTGAAATAACAAAATATCTGAGCGGGATTAATTTTGTTTTAAGGGACACAGAAGAAAATTTGCGAAAAAATACAGCTTTTTCAATTTATACGCAGAGAGAAGACGCTGATGAAAATCCCATAAAAGAAAAACAAGATTTAGTCGCGAATTTAAACACTTCAGAAGAAGGAGAAGTTGTTTTGTATATTCCAAATAAAAGTAAAAGCATTGACAACAAGGGAAGCAGTTATTATATTTTTGAATCTAAAGGAAAAGATGGTGGAACTTTTATTTATTATGATCTTTATGTGGGAGATACAACAACTCTTAAATTCCAATATGTTTTTAGCGATATTGTTTTTACTTTAAAAGATGTTTATGGAAATTTATATCCAGCAGATAGCAAAATTGAAATTTTAGAACAAACGCTTGATCAAAATGACAAAAAGACAACAGGCGAATTTTTAAAAACGCTTTACACAAATGATGAAGGCGTTGCGATTTTTGAATATCCATCAGGAACTTATGTTGCCAGAATTAAAGATAGCAATGGGCAATATGAATTTTTTTGGAATCTTGAGATGAATAATAGGGCGCGAAATAATATTACGCTCACAACAGATAGTGAATGGAGTCCGGCAAGCGGAACTTGTGAAGAAAAATCAGAATTGACTATAATCGCCAAAAATTTTAATTTTAATTATATTCCCAATCTTAATTTTGAATTATATGAGCAAACAGTTGACGCTAATAATCGTCCTGTAGCTGATAAAAAAATAAAAACAGGCAAAATTGACAATTCTGGCATTGGAACAGTTATTTTTAATCCTGATCCAAGAAAATTTTACGCTTTAAAAATATATGATAAAAAATCTAATGTTGGCGAGTTTTGGTTTTTTAATGATTTAAAATTTGTTTGCGGCAATAATCTTGAAATAACCAAATATCTTACTTCAATTAATTTTGTTTTGCGGAACGCTGACGGCGATTTAAAGAAAAATCAAAAATTTTCTTTATATACGCAAAAACTTGACATTGATGGAAACCCAATAAAAGAAAAAAACGAACTAATCAGTTCGTCATTAAGCACTTCGGAAGAGGGGTCAACTGTTATTTATGCCGCGCCTGACCATCCATATATTATGGATAAAGTCGGCCGATATATTTTTTCAAGCATTGGGGGAAATAAAGCTGAATTTATTGAATATAATATTGATGTGGTAGGCGGGAAAAGTGTTAATTTTGAATATATTTTTAGTGATTTGATTTTAAAAATAGAAAATGCTGAAGCAGAAAAATTGCCTGACAAGCAGACAATAGAAATTTTTCATCAGGAAGAAGATATAGATGAAAATTTAATTTTAGGAGACAAAATTCAAACAATTAAATTAGGAGATGATAAAAGCGTAAAGTTTGAATATCCTTCTGGAGATTACGCTGTTAAAATTAAAGACAGTACAGGAAAAGATTATTTTTATTTTTGGAATATTAAAATTAAAAATCAGAAAAGAAAAACAAAAAAATTAGTAACTAATATAATCAGAGTAGACGCAAAAGAAAATAGCGGAAAATTTTTTTCAGAAGGAACAGGAATATCTGTTTATTCTATGGTTCAGGACGAGAATGAATATTATCATCGCAATAAAAAAATTACTTCATCTAAAATTACAAATAAAGGTTATGTTGATTTTTCTTTGACGCCAAATCCTTATTTATTTGTTTTAAAAAAAGACAAAAAAGAATACGGAGCTGTTCTATATGCGGAGCAAAGCAAACTGCATAGAATTACTTTAAATGTTTCGCCATATTCATTAACAGATAAAGACACAAAATATAAAATAGCAAAACCTGTTAAAGATTATACATTGACTGATAAATTAAAAGGATATATTTTATTGCAGGTTGAAGATGACGGCGAGGCTTGGTATGTAGACGCAAAATCTCGCAAACGTTATTATATGGAAGATGGAGCTTCTGCTTTTCAAATTATGAGGGAATTTGGGTTGGGGATAACTGATAAGGATTTAAGTAAAATTGAAATCGGTTTTGATGATCGTTTTAATGATTTTGATTTTGACAAAGATGGATTGCCGGATAAAATGGAGGAAGCTTTAGGAACCGATATGGAAAATCTTGATAGCGATAATGACGGATTTTTGGACGGAGAAGAAGTAAGAAGCGGTTATAATCCGCTTGGCTCAGGAAAAATTTTAATTGATAAAAATTTAAGCAAGAGATTAAAAGGGAAAATTTTATTACAGGTGGAATCAAGAGGCGAGGCATGGTATTTGAATCCGCAAGATGGAAAAAGATATTATATGAAAGACGGGGGCAGCTCTTTTAAAATTATGAAATTTTTAAGTTTAGGAATAACTAATGAAAATATTGAGGAGATAGAAGAAGGAGAATTATAACTAATTTTGGATTTTGATTGAATGACTCAATGATTTAATAGCATAATGACTTAATTGCAAATGCTAAAGTATTTTGTATTGAGTATTGAGCGTTAAGTATTTATATGCTAAAATATTTATAAAATAATTTTTATATTTAATTTAACATTATGTTTTTGTTTAACAAAAATAAAAAACGGTCAGACAGCGATATCGAACTTATGCTTTATATAAGTCTTGGGATGATTGTGCTGGTTACTGTGATGATTGCTGTGTTATCGTTCTAAACAGTATTTGATTTTTTTATTTTATACAATATAATTTTTATATAAAACAATCATTGTATTGTAAATTTTTTATTTTATGTATTTATCTTATAATATTTTAAAAGAATTTTGTGATTTAAAAATTTTGCCTGAAAAATTGGCTGATATTTTAACTTCGCATTCTTTTGAGGTAGAGAGCTTAAAAAGCGTTGGCAAAAATTTTAATAAAATTGTAGTAGGTGAAATATTAAAAGTAAAAAAGCATCCAAGCGCTGACAGATTAAAAGTTTGCGTAGTAAATGTTGGAAAGCAAAAGAAAAAAGAAGTGCAAATAGTTTGCGGAGCGCGAAATGTTGAAGCAGGACAAAAAGTTCCGGTTGCTTTGACTGGAGCTGTTTTTTCAAATGGAATGGAAATTAAAAACGCGAAAATAAGAGGGGTTGATTCAAATGGAATGATTTGCGCTGAATCTGAACTTTTTTTAGGAGAAAACAGTAACGGAATTATGGTTTTGGATTCTAAATTAAAAATAGGGGATAATTTGGCCGAAGCTTTGAAATTAAAAGACTATTTAATAGAAGTTGACAATAAATCCATAACTAATAGGCCTGATTTGTGGGGGCATTTAGGCGTTGCTCGGGAAATTTCAGCAATATTATCTTTACGATTTAAATTTTCCAAACAATCATTGCCAGCTGTTGTAAAAAATAAAAAATTAAATATTAAAATTAATGATTACAAATTATGCAACAGATATTTAGGAGTTGTAATAGATAATTTGAATATAGGGCCGTCTCCATTATGGATGAAGAATAGGCTGCAAAACTTAGGAATACGTCCGATTAATAATATAGTAGATATAACAAATTATGTGATGTTGGAAATTGGACAGCCAATGCACGCTTTTGATAAAAATAAAATAGCTGGTGATGGGCAAAAGACAATAATAGTGAGAAAAGCAAAAGATAAAGAAAAAATTTTAGTGTTAGATGACAAGGAATATATTTTAAGCAAAAATGATTTAGTAATCGCTGACAAAAAAAATCCTATTGCTATTGCCGGAATTATGGGTGACAAGAATTTTTCAGTAAACAACGGCACAAAATCAATAATTTTAGAGTCAGCGAATTTTAATCCTTTAGCAGTTAGAAAAACTTCCAGTCGTTTGCGTTTGCGAAGCGAATCATCAATTCGTTTTGAAAAAGGGTTAGATCCGAATTTAGCTGAAATTGCTTTTAACAGAGCTGTTCAATTAATTTCTCAAATTATTCCTAATGTTAAAATAAGCAATGTTTTTGATAATAAAAATTTTAAATTAAACCAAAAGCCAATTAAGGTAAGCATCAAAGATGTAAATAAAAAAATAGGGGTTCAGTCAAAAAATAAAAAAATAACAGCTGTTTTAGAAAAATTAGGCTTTAAAGTAAAAATAAATAAAAATGATGTGATAGATGTTAAGGTTCCGAGTTGGCGTGCTACCGGCGATATTAAAATTCCAGAAGATATTATTGAGGAAATTGTTAGGATTTACGGTTATGATAAAATTATTCCTGTTTTGCCAAAAACAGAATTGAAGCCTTTTATAATTTTGCCAGAGAAAAAAATAGTAGATTTAGCAAAAGATATTTTAAGCAGAAATTTAGGAATGGTTGAAGTTTATAATTATTCTTTTAATAACAAAGATCAATTAGAGCAATTAGGAATTTCCGCCAGCTGGCTGGTTGAAAATTGTGTTAAATTATTAAATCCTTCAAGTGAAAAGCAAAATTTAATGAGAAACAGTTTGCTATTGAATTTATTAAACAACGCGCGCCAGAATACGCGGAATTTTGATTGTTTTTCATTATTTGAAATTGGATCTGTTTATATAAAAGAAAAAGGAGAATATAAGCAAGATTTTTTAAAACAAACTTTTTTGCCAAAACAATGTAAGATGGCAAGCGGAATTATTGTTGGAAATAAAAGTTCAAAAAAAGAAGATGTTTTTTTAAAAACTAAAAATATCGTTCGCGTTTTGTTAAATGAGTTAGGTTTTGACAAAGTTGAATTTTTTGTTATTGATTTTAAAACAATCCCTGTCTTTTTTCATCCAGCGCGTTCAATGGAGATTAAAGTTAACAATAAAAAAATAGGAATTTTTGGAGAAGTTCATCCTAAAATTTTGTCTAAAATGGAATTTGACAAAAAAGGAATTGGAATTTTTGAATTAGACTTAAGCTTGCTTTCGCGAATAAAAATAATTGAAAAAAAATACAAAGAACTTCCTAAATTTCCAGCAATACAGCGGGATTTGGCTTTTATTTTAGATAAAAAAATATTATATAATGAAATAATAAAAGAAATAAAAAACGCTAGCGATTTGATTGTCGGCATTGACCTGTTTGATATTTACGAAAACGAGAAAATTTTAGGCGCTGATAAAAAAAGTCTGGCTTTTCATATTATTATTCAATCAAGAGACAGAACTTTAAAAAATGAAGAAGCAGACAAAATTCAAAAGGATATAATAGGGAATTTAAGCAAAAAGTTCAAGGCAAAAATTAGGCGATAACTTTAATTTTATGAACATTATTTTTTTAGGGCCGCAAGCTTGTGGCAAAGGAACGCAAGCTA
This window harbors:
- the gyrB gene encoding DNA topoisomerase (ATP-hydrolyzing) subunit B; amino-acid sequence: MATKNNKQQEYSADQITVLEGLAPVRKRPGMYIGNTGIEGLHHLIWETVDNSIDEAMAGFCDHIIVKLLPNNMVEVSDNGRGIPVEKHKQTKKSALETVMCTLHAGGKFEGQGYKVSGGLHGVGISVVNALSIYTKAEIRRDGKIWAQEYRCGKAIKNVKAVGKSKNTGTTITFEPDPKIFKEIDFQWKKILNRLRQQAYLTKGIKINIIDQRDEVKNKKEYCFYFEGGIASYVKHLNQNKEVKHPTVFYTEKEQDEVNVEIALQYNSDYQEELFTFANNIHTPEGGSHLAGFKTALTRVLNSYARKKNILKEKDINLTGDDVREGLTAIVSVKVKEPQFEGQTKSKLGNIEVKSIADSVFSKNFEFFLEEHPKEAEAIIGKCVIASRARLAARAARDSVLRKGALDGMTLPGKLSDCSSRKPEKSELYIVEGDSAGGSAKQGRNREFQAILPLRGKVLNVERARLDKILANNELKNLVIALGTNIGDQLDLEKIRYHKIIIMTDADVDGAHIRTLLLTFFYRYLKPIITGGYLYIAQPPLYKISVGKTFKYAFNEEEKNLIMQEFQSKRKTKENEKPEEDAGSQGINVQRYKGLGEMNPEQLWETTMDPATRVTKKVVIENAEEANSIFDALMGADVYARKHFIQANAKTVKNLDI
- a CDS encoding thrombospondin type 3 repeat-containing protein — encoded protein: MFYKNFKKIGFFILFFCFLAFNFFIFSAENVNAACKKNVTIIARNANGEYLTNISFKIYRQVVDVDGKPKPGKSVASGNIDPILGKSIVEFDDDDYTEYALKIWDKKIGGNPTAGAFWFYNNLTLNCEESVEITKYLSGINFVLRDTEENLRKNTAFSIYTQREDADENPIKEKQDLVANLNTSEEGEVVLYIPNKSKSIDNKGSSYYIFESKGKDGGTFIYYDLYVGDTTTLKFQYVFSDIVFTLKDVYGNLYPADSKIEILEQTLDQNDKKTTGEFLKTLYTNDEGVAIFEYPSGTYVARIKDSNGQYEFFWNLEMNNRARNNITLTTDSEWSPASGTCEEKSELTIIAKNFNFNYIPNLNFELYEQTVDANNRPVADKKIKTGKIDNSGIGTVIFNPDPRKFYALKIYDKKSNVGEFWFFNDLKFVCGNNLEITKYLTSINFVLRNADGDLKKNQKFSLYTQKLDIDGNPIKEKNELISSSLSTSEEGSTVIYAAPDHPYIMDKVGRYIFSSIGGNKAEFIEYNIDVVGGKSVNFEYIFSDLILKIENAEAEKLPDKQTIEIFHQEEDIDENLILGDKIQTIKLGDDKSVKFEYPSGDYAVKIKDSTGKDYFYFWNIKIKNQKRKTKKLVTNIIRVDAKENSGKFFSEGTGISVYSMVQDENEYYHRNKKITSSKITNKGYVDFSLTPNPYLFVLKKDKKEYGAVLYAEQSKLHRITLNVSPYSLTDKDTKYKIAKPVKDYTLTDKLKGYILLQVEDDGEAWYVDAKSRKRYYMEDGASAFQIMREFGLGITDKDLSKIEIGFDDRFNDFDFDKDGLPDKMEEALGTDMENLDSDNDGFLDGEEVRSGYNPLGSGKILIDKNLSKRLKGKILLQVESRGEAWYLNPQDGKRYYMKDGGSSFKIMKFLSLGITNENIEEIEEGEL
- the pheT gene encoding phenylalanine--tRNA ligase subunit beta; this translates as MYLSYNILKEFCDLKILPEKLADILTSHSFEVESLKSVGKNFNKIVVGEILKVKKHPSADRLKVCVVNVGKQKKKEVQIVCGARNVEAGQKVPVALTGAVFSNGMEIKNAKIRGVDSNGMICAESELFLGENSNGIMVLDSKLKIGDNLAEALKLKDYLIEVDNKSITNRPDLWGHLGVAREISAILSLRFKFSKQSLPAVVKNKKLNIKINDYKLCNRYLGVVIDNLNIGPSPLWMKNRLQNLGIRPINNIVDITNYVMLEIGQPMHAFDKNKIAGDGQKTIIVRKAKDKEKILVLDDKEYILSKNDLVIADKKNPIAIAGIMGDKNFSVNNGTKSIILESANFNPLAVRKTSSRLRLRSESSIRFEKGLDPNLAEIAFNRAVQLISQIIPNVKISNVFDNKNFKLNQKPIKVSIKDVNKKIGVQSKNKKITAVLEKLGFKVKINKNDVIDVKVPSWRATGDIKIPEDIIEEIVRIYGYDKIIPVLPKTELKPFIILPEKKIVDLAKDILSRNLGMVEVYNYSFNNKDQLEQLGISASWLVENCVKLLNPSSEKQNLMRNSLLLNLLNNARQNTRNFDCFSLFEIGSVYIKEKGEYKQDFLKQTFLPKQCKMASGIIVGNKSSKKEDVFLKTKNIVRVLLNELGFDKVEFFVIDFKTIPVFFHPARSMEIKVNNKKIGIFGEVHPKILSKMEFDKKGIGIFELDLSLLSRIKIIEKKYKELPKFPAIQRDLAFILDKKILYNEIIKEIKNASDLIVGIDLFDIYENEKILGADKKSLAFHIIIQSRDRTLKNEEADKIQKDIIGNLSKKFKAKIRR